In Phenylobacterium zucineum HLK1, one DNA window encodes the following:
- the fliX gene encoding flagellar assembly regulator FliX — MKVTGTGGVSQASGARPARGGGGEGFRVAAPQGASGPSQVSSVAGAGPVMGVEALIALQEVGSPLERRRRSVARAGRILDVLEGLKVALLGGDLGPGDLDRLRRAVREERAATEDPRLEGLLDEIESRAMVELAKLEMAGRAA; from the coding sequence ATGAAGGTCACCGGCACAGGCGGCGTTTCCCAGGCGTCGGGCGCCCGTCCCGCGCGCGGGGGCGGCGGCGAGGGTTTCCGGGTCGCGGCGCCGCAGGGCGCCTCGGGGCCCAGCCAGGTCTCGTCGGTCGCCGGCGCGGGGCCCGTGATGGGCGTCGAGGCGCTGATCGCCCTGCAGGAGGTCGGCTCGCCCCTCGAGCGGCGGCGGCGGTCGGTGGCGCGGGCCGGCCGCATCCTGGACGTGCTGGAAGGGCTGAAGGTGGCGCTGCTGGGCGGCGACCTCGGGCCCGGCGATCTGGACCGCCTGCGCCGTGCGGTGCGCGAGGAGCGCGCGGCCACCGAGGACCCCCGATTGGAGGGGCTGCTCGATGAGATCGAGTCTCGCGCCATGGTTGAGCTTGCCAAGCTCGAGATGGCCGGGCGTGCGGCGTAA
- the dksA gene encoding RNA polymerase-binding protein DksA: MKTAAVLAESPEYRPSEDEEFMNERQLEYFKQKLLKWKEDILRESRETLSHLQSETENHPDLADRASSETDRALELRTRDRQRKLISKIDEALRRIEDGSYGFCEETGEPIGIARLEARPIATLSLEAQERHERRERVHRDD, from the coding sequence ATGAAGACAGCCGCAGTTCTGGCTGAGAGTCCTGAATACCGTCCTTCCGAGGACGAGGAATTCATGAACGAGCGCCAGCTTGAGTACTTCAAGCAGAAGCTCCTGAAGTGGAAAGAGGACATCCTCCGCGAATCTCGCGAGACGCTGTCCCACCTGCAAAGCGAAACCGAGAACCATCCGGATCTGGCCGACCGCGCGTCGTCCGAGACTGACCGGGCTCTCGAGCTTCGTACGCGGGACCGTCAGCGCAAGCTGATCTCCAAGATCGACGAGGCGTTGCGGCGGATCGAGGACGGCTCCTACGGCTTCTGCGAGGAGACCGGCGAGCCGATCGGCATCGCCCGGCTGGAGGCCAGGCCCATCGCCACCCTCAGCCTCGAGGCCCAGGAGCGCCACGAGCGGCGCGAGCGGGTCCACCGCGACGACTGA
- a CDS encoding VOC family protein produces MSRVVGIDHLSVRVSDIERSRAFYGRLFEFLGFEVLEDYGDQIGWTNGKTRYWIGQADAEGRGRRHRIGDVGFHHYAFELRSRADVDDLQAFLEREGATIVDPAGEYYPDYYAVFFLDPDGLKLEGMKYGKV; encoded by the coding sequence ATGTCGCGGGTCGTCGGGATCGACCATCTGTCGGTGCGGGTCAGCGACATCGAACGCTCGCGGGCGTTCTATGGGCGCCTCTTCGAGTTCCTCGGGTTCGAGGTGCTGGAGGACTACGGCGACCAGATCGGCTGGACCAACGGCAAGACCCGCTACTGGATCGGCCAGGCCGACGCCGAGGGGCGCGGGCGCAGGCATCGCATTGGAGATGTCGGCTTCCACCACTACGCCTTCGAGCTGCGCAGCCGGGCCGACGTCGACGACTTGCAGGCCTTCCTGGAGCGGGAAGGGGCGACCATCGTCGATCCCGCCGGCGAGTACTATCCCGACTACTACGCCGTGTTCTTCCTGGACCCCGACGGCCTCAAGCTGGAAGGGATGAAGTACGGCAAGGTCTAG